From a single Bacteroidota bacterium genomic region:
- a CDS encoding pyridoxal phosphate-dependent aminotransferase, with product MNYLSQRVNQLEESATIAMARLSRELQEEGHDIISLSLGEPDFDTPKDICEAAKEAIDKGFTHYPPISGFSDLRKAISEKFKRENNLTYKPEQIVVSTGAKQSIANAVLSLIDPGDEVIIPAPYWVSYSQIIQLAGGIPVFIPTSVETDFKPKISEIKAAITPKTKLFIFSSPCNPSGTIFSKEELKAIAEVLHPHEKIWILSDEIYEHIRFEADHASIAQFDFIRDRVIIVNGVSKGYAMTGWRIGYMAACTEVAKACDKMQGQFTSGANSIAQKASLKALSTDWQNYGYMREIFLKRRDLVLSLMAEIPGWKFNKPAGAFYIFPDVTSFFGKSHGEYKIQNGTDLCMYLLADAKVSMVTGEAFGDNNCIRLSFATSEELLKEAMKRIKVSLAKLK from the coding sequence ATGAACTATTTATCACAGCGAGTAAATCAATTAGAGGAATCAGCAACCATCGCAATGGCCCGTTTGAGCCGGGAACTACAGGAAGAAGGACATGATATTATCAGTTTGAGTTTAGGGGAGCCCGACTTCGATACACCAAAAGATATTTGCGAAGCTGCAAAGGAAGCCATCGACAAAGGATTTACGCATTACCCTCCTATCTCCGGTTTTTCTGATCTGCGAAAAGCCATCAGCGAAAAATTTAAAAGAGAAAACAATTTAACGTATAAACCGGAGCAGATTGTTGTTTCTACCGGAGCTAAGCAGAGTATTGCCAATGCAGTTTTGAGTCTGATTGATCCGGGCGACGAGGTAATTATTCCCGCTCCTTACTGGGTGAGTTATTCGCAGATTATTCAGCTGGCAGGAGGAATTCCGGTATTTATTCCCACAAGTGTTGAAACCGATTTCAAGCCGAAAATTTCTGAAATCAAAGCAGCGATCACTCCAAAAACAAAGCTTTTTATTTTTTCCTCCCCCTGCAATCCTTCAGGAACAATTTTTAGCAAGGAGGAACTGAAGGCGATCGCGGAAGTATTGCATCCGCATGAAAAAATCTGGATCCTCAGTGACGAAATTTACGAGCATATTCGCTTTGAAGCTGACCATGCCTCTATCGCTCAATTCGACTTCATTCGGGACCGTGTGATCATTGTGAATGGAGTTTCTAAAGGGTATGCGATGACCGGCTGGCGAATCGGTTATATGGCCGCCTGTACTGAAGTAGCAAAAGCCTGCGATAAAATGCAGGGGCAATTTACTTCCGGGGCGAATTCCATCGCGCAAAAAGCCAGTCTCAAAGCCCTCTCCACCGACTGGCAGAATTACGGATATATGCGTGAAATTTTTCTTAAACGTCGTGATTTGGTTTTATCTCTTATGGCTGAGATTCCGGGCTGGAAATTCAATAAGCCGGCGGGAGCATTTTATATTTTTCCGGATGTGACTTCCTTCTTTGGAAAATCTCACGGAGAATATAAAATTCAAAACGGCACCGACCTCTGCATGTACCTGCTTGCTGATGCGAAAGTGTCAATGGTGACCGGTGAAGCTTTTGGAGATAATAATTGCATCCGTTTGTCCTTTGCCACCAGTGAAGAACTGTTGAAAGAAGCAATGAAAAGAATTAAAGTCAGCCTTGCCAAGCTGAAATAA
- a CDS encoding methylmalonyl-CoA mutase yields MSDEKIKNKAIATDAGIEIERIYTKAIPVNEDAGQFPFTRGVQQDMYRGKLWTMRQYAGFSTAEESNERYHFLLKQGTTGLSVAFDLPTQIGYDSDHALSEGEVGKAGVAIDSLEDMEILFNGIELEKITTSMTINATAAVLLSMYVALAKRQGANLANVSGTIQNDILKEYAARGTYIYPPKPSMKIITDIFAWCAAELPKWNTISVSGYHIREAGADAVQELAFTLADGKAYLEAAISQGLDINVFAKRMSFFFNAHNNLFEEVAKFRAARRMWAKITKDLGATDPRAQMLRFHTQTGGSTLTAQQPHNNITRVTIQALAAVLGGTQSLHTNGFDEALALPTEDAARIALRTQQIIAHESRATQTVDPLGGSYYVEWLTAEVERKAWDYITRIDKMGGAVAAIEQGFIQKEIADSAYKYQKDIESTEKVIVGVNKFTLKEPPFDDILTVNDSIRIIQTEKLAALKSNRNASFVQQQLQHLESAARDGSNLMPHILTAVDNYTTLGEISDVLRKVYGEYTGN; encoded by the coding sequence ATGTCAGACGAGAAAATAAAGAACAAAGCCATTGCTACCGATGCGGGTATTGAAATAGAACGGATTTATACCAAAGCCATTCCTGTCAATGAAGATGCAGGGCAATTTCCCTTTACCCGTGGTGTGCAGCAGGATATGTATCGTGGCAAACTCTGGACCATGCGCCAGTACGCAGGGTTTTCTACAGCGGAAGAAAGTAACGAGAGGTATCATTTTTTATTGAAGCAAGGGACAACAGGACTCTCTGTTGCCTTTGATTTACCTACTCAAATTGGTTACGACTCGGACCATGCGCTTTCAGAGGGAGAAGTAGGTAAAGCGGGCGTCGCCATTGATTCGCTGGAGGATATGGAGATCTTGTTTAACGGTATCGAATTGGAGAAAATCACCACCTCCATGACCATCAATGCCACTGCCGCTGTTTTACTCAGCATGTATGTAGCTTTAGCAAAACGACAGGGAGCAAATCTTGCCAACGTTTCCGGAACGATACAAAACGATATTTTGAAAGAGTATGCTGCCAGAGGCACTTATATTTATCCGCCGAAGCCCAGCATGAAAATCATCACCGATATTTTCGCCTGGTGCGCTGCCGAATTACCCAAGTGGAATACCATTTCTGTTTCGGGATACCATATCCGTGAGGCCGGTGCAGATGCCGTTCAGGAACTCGCATTTACCCTGGCAGATGGAAAAGCCTATCTCGAAGCGGCAATTAGCCAGGGATTGGATATAAATGTCTTTGCAAAACGAATGTCTTTTTTCTTCAACGCGCACAACAATCTTTTTGAAGAAGTGGCGAAGTTCAGAGCGGCACGACGCATGTGGGCAAAGATTACAAAGGATTTAGGTGCTACTGATCCGCGGGCACAGATGCTCCGTTTCCATACACAGACGGGAGGATCCACCCTCACTGCACAACAACCGCATAATAATATCACCCGTGTTACCATTCAGGCTTTGGCGGCAGTTTTAGGAGGAACACAATCATTGCATACCAACGGATTCGATGAAGCTCTCGCCTTACCTACTGAAGACGCAGCCCGCATCGCCTTGCGTACACAGCAAATCATCGCACACGAAAGCCGTGCTACGCAAACGGTCGATCCATTAGGCGGAAGTTATTACGTAGAATGGCTCACGGCGGAAGTAGAACGAAAAGCATGGGATTACATCACACGCATTGATAAGATGGGAGGGGCGGTAGCAGCCATTGAACAGGGTTTCATCCAGAAGGAAATTGCAGACTCGGCTTACAAATACCAAAAAGATATTGAGTCCACGGAGAAAGTCATTGTTGGCGTCAATAAATTCACCCTGAAGGAACCACCCTTTGATGATATCCTCACCGTAAACGATAGCATTCGTATCATCCAGACAGAGAAATTAGCGGCGTTAAAATCCAACCGCAATGCAAGCTTCGTTCAACAGCAACTCCAACACCTCGAGTCCGCCGCCCGTGACGGATCCAACCTCATGCCGCATATCCTCACCGCCGTCGACAACTACACCACCCTCGGCGAAATTTCCGATGTGCTGCGTAAAGTGTACGGAGAGTATACGGGGAATTGA
- a CDS encoding IS4 family transposase translates to MKTNNSKGGKSHNKESIIFNKSDKQLINKIAKLTGFIGRKDGKIRPYNLILGFMIMTSKKLKSFDSWASEIAVINGISLTKQAVEERMNYKTENMLKLIFEEKLASTLNSVQCEEINIISEKFKAIFVEDCTATNLPVKLAKYFPGNVSRGEKKSVAKIHALYNFTKNNFSFLDIHSFANNDQSLSPNVLSYLKPGDLILRDLGFQVISVQRLLISNGVFLISRKKFGTKIYDEKSGKELTFKKLLGKKGWFDGYVLVGKTEQLKMRMVVTALPKDKANERRRKERKNRDKRMNHSLEYYNQLGYTILLTNVPAEICSRKEIGQVYGLRWRIETIFKTWKSHFSLEEIIPNECKNPYRITCVIYLMLLQIIIFQIIWMNHYTNENKLKEGERYFSLMKLAKFFSQHLHSILTSENDEKIKMQLEKYCRYEKRNDRINTMEKYEKCAA, encoded by the coding sequence ATGAAAACAAACAACTCCAAGGGAGGTAAATCCCACAACAAAGAAAGTATAATTTTCAATAAAAGCGATAAACAATTAATCAACAAAATTGCAAAGCTTACTGGTTTCATAGGAAGAAAGGACGGCAAGATTAGACCCTATAACCTCATTTTAGGATTTATGATTATGACATCAAAAAAATTAAAATCATTTGACAGTTGGGCTTCAGAAATAGCTGTAATAAATGGTATTAGCTTAACTAAGCAGGCAGTTGAGGAGCGGATGAACTACAAAACAGAGAACATGCTAAAACTAATTTTTGAAGAAAAGCTAGCCTCCACCCTAAATTCAGTTCAATGTGAAGAGATTAATATTATCTCGGAGAAATTCAAAGCAATATTTGTTGAAGACTGCACAGCTACTAATTTACCAGTTAAATTGGCAAAATATTTTCCAGGGAATGTTTCAAGAGGAGAAAAGAAATCTGTGGCAAAAATTCATGCTTTATACAACTTTACAAAAAACAATTTTTCATTTCTTGACATCCACAGTTTTGCTAATAATGACCAAAGTCTTTCACCCAATGTCCTCTCCTACTTAAAGCCAGGTGATTTGATTTTACGCGATCTTGGTTTTCAAGTAATATCGGTTCAAAGGCTACTCATTTCAAATGGCGTATTTTTAATATCCAGAAAAAAATTCGGCACAAAAATTTATGATGAAAAATCAGGAAAGGAGTTGACTTTTAAGAAACTCCTTGGGAAAAAGGGCTGGTTTGATGGATATGTATTGGTGGGAAAGACAGAACAATTGAAAATGAGAATGGTTGTTACGGCACTGCCTAAAGACAAGGCAAATGAAAGAAGAAGGAAAGAGAGGAAAAACAGAGACAAAAGAATGAATCACAGTCTTGAATATTACAATCAGTTAGGCTATACCATTTTGCTTACAAACGTGCCTGCTGAAATATGTTCAAGAAAAGAGATAGGACAAGTATATGGTCTAAGATGGAGAATAGAAACAATTTTCAAAACGTGGAAAAGTCATTTTTCTCTAGAAGAAATAATCCCGAATGAATGTAAAAATCCATATCGCATTACATGTGTTATATATTTAATGCTTCTACAGATAATCATTTTTCAAATTATTTGGATGAACCATTACACGAATGAGAATAAACTGAAAGAAGGAGAACGCTATTTTAGCCTTATGAAATTGGCAAAGTTCTTCTCCCAACATCTCCATTCAATCTTAACATCCGAAAACGACGAAAAGATTAAAATGCAATTAGAGAAATATTGTAGATACGAGAAAAGAAACGATAGGATAAATACAATGGAAAAATATGAAAAATGCGCTGCTTAA
- a CDS encoding ABC transporter permease: MWNIVKAELIKIAAKPRSYIGFVAITVIVGLIHLAMYLDGLNYIGFITTPVQTNFVLEGKILNGNLVCFIILQTLIIQIPLLVALVTGDLISGEGAMGTIRLLATRPVSRGQLLTAKFIAGNVYVFFLLLWLGILALGLGLWFFGPGDLIVIKSDALTILQSQDTLWRFLSALGIAFLSLMVVSSFSMLLSCFSENSIGPIISTMAVIILFTIIGTMDIPFFDLIKPFLFTTHMVVWRNMFDQELQWDEIGFSLSVLLFHIILFFGISMMAFRKKDILS, translated from the coding sequence ATGTGGAATATTGTAAAGGCCGAACTTATTAAAATTGCCGCTAAACCAAGGAGTTACATTGGTTTTGTGGCGATTACGGTGATCGTGGGACTGATTCATCTGGCGATGTACCTCGATGGATTGAATTACATCGGTTTTATTACAACGCCGGTGCAAACGAATTTTGTATTGGAAGGAAAGATATTAAATGGCAATCTGGTTTGTTTTATCATCCTCCAAACGCTGATCATTCAAATTCCATTGCTCGTGGCTCTGGTTACCGGCGACCTGATTTCCGGAGAAGGTGCGATGGGTACGATTCGCTTGCTGGCTACCCGTCCGGTAAGTCGTGGACAACTGCTGACCGCAAAATTTATTGCAGGAAATGTCTATGTCTTCTTTTTATTGCTCTGGTTGGGTATTCTTGCGCTTGGTCTGGGTTTGTGGTTCTTTGGTCCGGGAGATTTGATTGTGATTAAAAGTGATGCACTGACGATACTTCAGTCGCAGGATACTTTATGGCGATTTTTATCGGCGCTGGGGATTGCCTTTCTAAGTTTAATGGTGGTCTCATCCTTTTCCATGTTGCTCTCTTGTTTTTCAGAAAATTCCATTGGTCCCATTATTTCAACGATGGCGGTGATTATCCTGTTCACTATTATTGGTACAATGGATATTCCGTTTTTTGATTTGATCAAGCCCTTCCTGTTTACCACACATATGGTCGTCTGGAGAAATATGTTTGATCAGGAATTGCAATGGGACGAAATCGGCTTTTCACTCTCTGTCTTGCTGTTTCATATAATTTTATTTTTTGGTATTTCAATGATGGCATTTCGTAAAAAAGATATTCTGAGCTGA
- a CDS encoding methyltransferase, translating to MPATVFHFKRFTINQDRCAMKVGTDGVLLGAWVTVPDAGKILDIGTGTGLIALMMAQKSNAFIDAIDIDLPSYEQAKENVLLSPWPDHVRVIHSALQDYKPGYRYDLIVSNPPYFMDSYAALDEARNLARSASASLTYDELLNGVVRLLVNTGRFSVILPHKEGQIFREKAEQNGLFCNKLVNVRTGRNKPFKRVLMDFSRREEELMEEELVIHFDSRHFTEEYKRLTGEYYPAF from the coding sequence ATGCCAGCAACGGTTTTTCATTTCAAGCGTTTTACCATCAACCAGGACCGATGTGCAATGAAAGTTGGCACAGATGGAGTTTTGTTGGGGGCATGGGTAACAGTTCCTGATGCAGGTAAAATTCTCGATATAGGCACGGGCACCGGACTCATTGCATTAATGATGGCGCAGAAATCAAATGCTTTTATAGATGCGATTGATATTGATCTTCCTTCATATGAACAGGCAAAGGAGAATGTGCTTCTTTCCCCCTGGCCGGATCATGTTCGGGTAATTCACTCTGCCTTGCAGGATTATAAACCCGGTTATCGGTATGACCTTATCGTTAGTAATCCGCCCTATTTCATGGATAGTTATGCGGCCTTGGATGAAGCCAGAAATTTAGCCCGTTCAGCTTCAGCTTCTTTGACCTATGATGAATTGTTAAATGGAGTGGTGCGACTCTTAGTGAATACGGGTAGATTTTCTGTGATTCTTCCGCATAAAGAAGGTCAGATATTCAGAGAGAAAGCAGAGCAGAATGGGCTCTTTTGTAATAAATTGGTAAATGTTCGAACGGGCAGAAATAAACCCTTCAAGCGGGTGCTAATGGATTTTAGCAGGAGAGAAGAAGAGTTGATGGAAGAAGAACTCGTGATTCACTTTGATAGCAGACATTTTACAGAAGAATATAAAAGGCTTACCGGTGAATATTATCCTGCCTTCTGA
- a CDS encoding D-glycero-beta-D-manno-heptose-7-phosphate kinase, with protein sequence MVIGDVMLDAYLWGKVDRISPEAPVPIVTVHKKETRLGGAANVAINLSAMGADPILCSVIGDDRNGDEMLRLMQELRMNTDGMVPSPDRVTTVKTRVIGNNHQLIRVDDEVLHELNDMEQEHLLVKVKTMLDQYKPQVVVFEDYDKGVLGEKVIGKIISYCSERKIPTAVDPKKKNFMAYRGVTLFKPNLSELKEGLKIDLDKSDAEQLYAATNGFKNQQQIDMLMVTLSEAGVYYSRNNEHAILPAHIRNISDVSGAGDTVISIASLCLALGLKAKSISALANLAGGLVCEKVGVVPIDKLQLKAEAAHLVL encoded by the coding sequence ATGGTGATAGGAGATGTCATGCTGGATGCCTACTTATGGGGGAAGGTTGATCGTATTTCGCCGGAAGCTCCGGTCCCTATCGTTACCGTGCATAAAAAGGAAACGCGTTTGGGAGGTGCTGCCAATGTCGCCATTAATTTAAGTGCTATGGGTGCTGATCCTATTTTATGTTCAGTGATTGGTGATGACCGTAACGGGGATGAAATGTTGCGGTTGATGCAGGAACTGAGGATGAATACCGATGGAATGGTCCCCTCTCCTGATCGTGTGACAACAGTAAAAACCCGTGTGATAGGCAATAATCACCAGTTGATACGAGTTGATGATGAAGTACTGCATGAGTTAAATGACATGGAGCAGGAGCATTTGCTGGTGAAAGTGAAAACCATGCTCGATCAATACAAACCACAGGTAGTCGTTTTTGAAGATTATGACAAAGGTGTTTTGGGAGAAAAGGTGATCGGAAAAATAATTTCCTATTGCTCCGAACGTAAAATTCCTACCGCTGTAGATCCGAAGAAGAAAAACTTCATGGCCTACCGGGGTGTTACATTATTTAAACCTAATCTCTCAGAATTGAAAGAGGGATTGAAGATTGATTTGGATAAAAGTGATGCGGAACAATTGTATGCCGCCACCAATGGATTCAAGAACCAACAGCAAATTGATATGCTGATGGTAACTTTATCAGAGGCGGGCGTGTATTATAGCAGGAACAATGAACATGCGATCCTCCCTGCGCATATCCGCAATATCAGCGATGTGTCGGGTGCGGGAGATACCGTGATCAGCATTGCATCACTTTGTCTTGCACTTGGACTTAAAGCAAAGAGCATTTCTGCTCTCGCCAATCTTGCCGGCGGATTGGTCTGTGAGAAAGTGGGCGTAGTGCCGATAGATAAATTACAATTAAAAGCGGAAGCTGCACATTTAGTATTATGA
- a CDS encoding septum formation initiator family protein translates to MIFAFVKSIPAWAKNKYVLTVIAFAVWISFFDRNDLYSQYSYRKQLEKLEVDKQYYLAEIEKNKIDMKELMSDPEHLEKYAREHYLMKRDNEEIFLIEEVAVQE, encoded by the coding sequence ATGATATTCGCATTCGTAAAATCAATTCCGGCCTGGGCTAAGAACAAATATGTGCTGACGGTTATTGCCTTCGCTGTTTGGATCAGTTTCTTCGACCGCAACGACCTTTACTCACAGTACAGCTACCGGAAACAATTGGAAAAACTCGAAGTGGATAAACAATATTACCTCGCTGAAATCGAGAAAAACAAAATCGACATGAAGGAACTCATGTCAGACCCTGAACATCTTGAAAAATATGCACGCGAGCATTATTTGATGAAAAGAGACAATGAAGAAATTTTTCTGATTGAAGAAGTAGCTGTACAAGAATAG
- a CDS encoding DUF4440 domain-containing protein: MKTTYSFMRHSFAALMVTMGLLFAGNAAKAQGNAEIPADTRAEIEQLNKVIEKSLTAKDFASIIDLYSDDATIMVPGGQKIQGRKAIAEYWYGMTSAKSIRSEITELGGNSKMLYQIGKWTITKVENGVEKSMTTDVVVVWKRGNDYSYKIQLNSSSNPVASAIKKSDVFEAVQP, from the coding sequence ATGAAAACAACCTATTCTTTCATGCGTCACTCATTCGCAGCCTTAATGGTAACAATGGGTTTACTCTTCGCTGGCAATGCAGCAAAAGCACAAGGCAATGCAGAAATTCCTGCCGACACCCGTGCTGAAATCGAACAACTGAACAAAGTCATTGAAAAGTCGTTAACGGCTAAAGATTTTGCCAGCATCATTGACCTTTACTCCGACGATGCGACCATTATGGTTCCCGGCGGACAAAAAATTCAAGGTAGAAAAGCCATCGCTGAATATTGGTATGGAATGACATCTGCTAAGAGCATTAGATCTGAAATTACAGAACTTGGCGGCAACTCCAAAATGCTTTACCAGATTGGCAAATGGACCATCACTAAAGTAGAAAATGGCGTTGAAAAATCAATGACAACCGATGTAGTGGTAGTTTGGAAAAGAGGAAATGACTACAGTTATAAAATACAGCTCAACAGTTCAAGCAATCCTGTGGCAAGTGCCATAAAGAAAAGTGATGTATTTGAAGCTGTCCAGCCATAA
- a CDS encoding PadR family transcriptional regulator, with the protein MSNLENTQAQMRKGVLEFCILSIIGKGEVYPSDIIAKMKEAKLMVVEGTLYPLLTRLKNQGLLAYTWKESTSGPPRKYYKLTPIGEQFTTELHTTWQELVDAVNQTTSNNPNHE; encoded by the coding sequence ATGAGCAATCTCGAAAACACCCAGGCCCAGATGCGAAAAGGGGTACTTGAGTTTTGCATACTTAGCATTATTGGAAAAGGAGAAGTATATCCCTCCGATATAATCGCCAAGATGAAGGAAGCAAAACTCATGGTAGTGGAAGGTACCCTCTACCCTCTTCTTACGCGTCTCAAAAACCAGGGGCTGCTCGCATACACGTGGAAAGAATCCACTTCAGGGCCACCCCGTAAATATTATAAACTAACGCCAATAGGCGAACAATTTACTACCGAACTTCACACCACCTGGCAGGAACTCGTGGACGCCGTGAATCAAACTACTTCAAATAACCCTAATCATGAATAA
- a CDS encoding PspC domain-containing protein → MNKTVTVNIGGMVFHIEEQAYDQLRKYLEAIRGYFTTSDGRDEIIQDIESRIAEMFSERIGTSRQVVTSADVEYMINTMGKPEQVAGADEEKENAEQRTWNTTEARGYRKLYRDPDDKVIGGVCSGLSHYVGMDPIWLRLIFAGAFFIWGSGLLLYILLLIIIPKAKTTSEKLEMKGQAVNIDNIKRTIEEEVEDIKNRISGKPGARRGGRSAVANFFEAIGAIIVAAIKFFVGFIGVIMAIVLIAVLFALFMVLLGMTGVIGDASLPIFLTHSFLDAWQMNMMTLALALVVGIPALVLLYRIVRSIFKITSESKIFNYTCGILWGAGIIIATFIGFQIAREFRVSDTNRVTIPIVQPTTDTMHLAMLNPYDDKDDVYYNGDWKIMSDGWSINSSEDTARIEEVELDVQRADGDQYELVRITTSRGPNRKEAELNGRGVIYELQQVDNVLKFSRDYILPKDVHFRAQKIRLILKVPVGKSVFLGENTEDIIYDIKNTTNTWDNDMVGHTWTMTNRGLECANCNFETNSTKSNDEDVKVRVNGEDVNIKVNSDTINWDNKDVKIKIDGEGIIIDAKDKK, encoded by the coding sequence ATGAATAAGACTGTAACCGTGAACATTGGAGGCATGGTCTTCCATATAGAAGAGCAAGCGTACGACCAGCTTCGAAAATATCTTGAAGCCATACGCGGGTATTTCACAACCTCTGATGGTCGGGATGAAATCATTCAGGACATTGAATCGCGTATCGCGGAAATGTTCAGCGAACGTATCGGCACCAGTCGCCAGGTGGTGACCTCCGCCGATGTTGAATATATGATCAACACCATGGGCAAACCCGAGCAAGTAGCAGGTGCTGATGAAGAAAAAGAAAATGCGGAACAACGCACATGGAATACAACCGAAGCCCGTGGTTATCGCAAATTGTACCGCGACCCGGATGATAAAGTGATTGGCGGTGTTTGCAGTGGTTTGAGTCACTATGTGGGTATGGATCCTATCTGGCTACGCCTCATCTTCGCCGGAGCATTCTTTATCTGGGGTTCAGGTTTACTCCTTTATATCTTGTTGTTGATAATCATCCCTAAAGCCAAGACCACTTCCGAAAAACTGGAAATGAAAGGACAGGCGGTGAACATTGATAACATCAAGAGGACGATTGAAGAAGAAGTAGAAGATATTAAAAACCGGATTTCAGGAAAGCCGGGCGCACGAAGAGGAGGACGCAGTGCTGTTGCAAATTTTTTTGAAGCCATCGGAGCTATCATCGTAGCTGCTATCAAGTTCTTCGTTGGCTTTATCGGTGTCATTATGGCGATCGTACTCATAGCAGTATTGTTTGCATTGTTCATGGTACTTCTTGGAATGACCGGAGTGATCGGAGATGCTTCATTGCCCATCTTCCTGACACATTCCTTCCTCGATGCCTGGCAGATGAATATGATGACCCTTGCCCTGGCACTTGTTGTCGGAATACCGGCGCTGGTATTATTGTATAGAATAGTTCGCTCCATCTTTAAAATTACGAGCGAATCTAAAATCTTCAACTATACCTGTGGTATCCTATGGGGAGCCGGAATAATAATTGCCACATTCATTGGTTTTCAAATTGCACGGGAATTCCGTGTCAGTGATACCAATAGAGTAACCATTCCTATAGTTCAACCGACCACGGATACGATGCATTTGGCGATGCTCAATCCTTATGATGATAAAGATGATGTTTATTATAACGGGGATTGGAAGATTATGTCCGATGGCTGGTCGATCAATTCAAGTGAAGACACTGCACGCATTGAAGAGGTAGAATTAGATGTTCAACGTGCAGATGGTGATCAATATGAACTCGTAAGAATTACCACTTCCCGCGGACCCAACCGAAAGGAAGCAGAACTGAATGGCCGTGGTGTTATCTATGAACTTCAACAAGTGGATAATGTGCTTAAATTTTCCAGAGATTATATTCTCCCGAAAGATGTTCATTTCCGCGCACAGAAAATCAGATTGATTCTTAAAGTCCCGGTTGGAAAAAGTGTATTCCTTGGTGAAAACACTGAAGATATCATCTACGATATTAAAAACACCACCAATACCTGGGACAATGATATGGTAGGACATACCTGGACCATGACCAATCGCGGACTGGAATGCGCCAATTGTAACTTTGAAACGAATTCAACGAAATCTAACGACGAAGACGTAAAAGTTCGTGTCAACGGAGAAGATGTGAATATTAAAGTCAACAGCGATACCATCAACTGGGACAATAAAGATGTGAAGATAAAAATTGACGGCGAAGGAATTATTATTGATGCGAAAGACAAAAAATAA
- the ubiE gene encoding bifunctional demethylmenaquinone methyltransferase/2-methoxy-6-polyprenyl-1,4-benzoquinol methylase UbiE gives MTVIPQHYKGSTKRERVEEMFDSIATRYDLLNKVLSAGIDKSWRKKAIDELIAIKPNAILYIATGTADLALECMRLKPAEIIGIDISNKMLDIGRHKIMAKGYQGIIRLEQADSEQLPYDDARFDAITVAFGVRNFEHLEEGLKEMYRVLRPGGKVVILEFSQPDRFPVKQFYNFYSYKVMPKIGQMLSKERSAYEYLPASVSAFPHGKNFLSILTKTGFKDTKSIPLTFGIASIYTGIK, from the coding sequence ATGACCGTTATACCACAACATTACAAGGGAAGCACCAAGAGGGAACGTGTGGAAGAAATGTTCGACAGCATTGCTACACGCTACGACTTGTTGAATAAAGTATTGTCAGCCGGTATCGACAAGAGCTGGAGGAAGAAAGCCATTGATGAGTTGATCGCGATTAAACCAAATGCCATTCTTTATATTGCTACCGGTACCGCTGATCTCGCGCTGGAATGTATGCGCTTAAAGCCTGCCGAAATTATCGGCATCGATATCTCCAATAAAATGCTGGATATCGGTCGTCATAAAATTATGGCGAAAGGCTATCAGGGTATTATCCGTCTCGAGCAAGCGGATTCGGAGCAGTTACCGTATGATGACGCGCGTTTTGATGCGATCACTGTGGCTTTCGGTGTGCGTAATTTTGAGCATCTGGAAGAAGGGCTGAAGGAGATGTACAGGGTGTTGCGCCCGGGAGGGAAAGTCGTTATTCTGGAATTCTCACAGCCGGATCGTTTCCCCGTAAAACAATTCTATAATTTTTATTCGTACAAGGTAATGCCGAAAATCGGACAAATGCTCTCGAAAGAACGCTCTGCCTATGAATACCTTCCCGCCTCGGTATCGGCCTTCCCGCATGGTAAAAATTTCCTGAGTATTCTTACAAAAACAGGATTCAAGGATACCAAATCGATTCCTTTAACGTTTGGCATTGCAAGTATCTATACCGGTATAAAATGA